In the genome of Croceimicrobium hydrocarbonivorans, one region contains:
- a CDS encoding lamin tail domain-containing protein has protein sequence MKRKLSVFMATVATLMISHPGNAQTTVASSTQAGLMPSSNSAGIASVGVPAYTISQINTLDANFFPDSIGVNCSIDGVVFTDDFNGSTGYSFYVYDNTGAINIYDNVDEPNGYQVSRGDSIRVFGDVAFYNGLTEINVDSIQVLGTASIRAPRVVTALDETTESDLVQLNGFYLVSASQWPSSGSNANVSITNGTDTYTLRVNRDTDLDENPAPMGTFNVIGVGGQYDSSSPYDNGYQIHPRDITDIVVLPTIINGVPLYQVSQINSIDASGAADSLNVTCAIDGVVYTDDFDGNNGYSFFMYDNSGAINVYNNVDEPNGYQVSRGDSIRVFGFIAQYNGLLEIDVDSIQVLGTGISLNAPMNVPVANESTEGNLIRLNGYSMITPSQWPSAGSSANVDITNGVDTVIMRIDSDTDIDGSTAPTGPFDVIGASGQFDSSSPYDEGYQIIPRDSTDIIPAVVAVPCSAPFFSEYIEGSSNNKGFEVYNPTAGNLDLGPYKVYMSSNGGTALAEFNLMGTLASGDVYTIVNDASDPTMLAIADTALSYPSVAHFNGDDALFLVDTVMGDTIDIIGVIGVDPGSNWPVGSGSTANNTLVRMATVSNGQTNWAIGATEWDVHPSNTFSFFGNHSSNCVVPAVPTVEFAMPTQSAIESIGTTYLTLNVAPTNTTADTVYLQFALGAGLGFSDGTISPAPDPVTGLLDLVVPAGSDSVSITFNVIDDLITEGNETLYVDIIGVSAGLVAGVQTSTAFIIEDNDIPTYTIGQVRGVDADFIPDSLGVTCKLVGTVFTDDFDGNNGYSFYMYDATGAINVFNYDDVASGYQVQRGDSIRAIGSIEFYNGLIEIQVDSIALIASGVTLRQPRQVYGLDEGTESDYIRLNGYYLVDPSTWPVFAGSSVNMEITNGQDTLVMRIDSDTDIDGTQPLMGYFDVIGAGGQFDSSIPHDEGYQIFPRDTNDIIPVTLPELYISEVMPSSSLSAPVDGDWFEVRNMGSSSVNLNGFSWDDDSREAGKHTITSSVQIPANGTALFVEVADADVAAWETEWKQNGQGLLILNEGDEFDNGFSGFSSNGDEVNLYDDAGRLISAAAYTAADVTTGFSLEFDMMGALVGASVDGVNGAYTSINGDVGSPGDQSAIGLDEILSESLTLYPNPSNGVFTIASGNTQEKSIQIMDLNGALIYSKLSTAKELQVDLTNLAAGIYLVKVKTEGQEVIRKMVLR, from the coding sequence ATGAAGCGAAAATTATCGGTATTTATGGCTACTGTAGCCACCTTGATGATCTCTCATCCAGGTAATGCCCAAACAACCGTAGCCTCCTCTACTCAGGCCGGTTTAATGCCTTCTTCAAACAGCGCTGGAATTGCGTCTGTAGGAGTTCCGGCTTACACAATTTCTCAAATTAATACTTTAGATGCTAACTTCTTTCCCGATTCTATCGGTGTAAACTGCTCAATTGATGGAGTGGTGTTTACCGACGATTTTAACGGGAGTACTGGTTATTCATTCTATGTATATGATAATACTGGTGCCATTAACATTTATGATAATGTGGATGAGCCTAATGGATATCAAGTAAGCCGCGGAGATTCTATCCGTGTATTTGGTGATGTTGCCTTTTACAATGGTTTAACTGAAATCAATGTTGATTCTATCCAAGTATTAGGAACCGCTAGCATTCGTGCGCCTCGCGTGGTAACTGCTCTGGATGAAACTACTGAAAGTGACTTAGTGCAGTTAAATGGTTTTTACTTGGTTTCTGCTTCACAATGGCCTTCATCAGGAAGCAATGCCAACGTAAGCATCACTAATGGAACCGATACCTACACTTTACGTGTAAACCGCGATACTGATCTTGATGAGAACCCTGCGCCAATGGGAACTTTCAATGTTATTGGTGTTGGTGGACAGTACGATAGCAGCTCACCTTACGATAATGGATACCAAATTCATCCTCGTGATATCACTGATATTGTGGTATTACCTACCATTATCAATGGAGTTCCTTTATACCAGGTTTCTCAAATTAACAGTATCGACGCCAGTGGTGCAGCCGATTCATTAAACGTGACCTGCGCAATTGACGGTGTTGTTTACACTGATGATTTCGATGGAAACAATGGTTACTCCTTCTTTATGTATGATAATAGTGGTGCTATCAATGTTTACAATAACGTAGATGAGCCTAATGGTTACCAAGTAAGTCGTGGTGATTCTATCCGTGTATTTGGCTTTATTGCTCAATACAATGGTTTATTGGAAATCGATGTGGATTCTATTCAGGTATTAGGTACCGGAATCAGCTTAAATGCTCCAATGAATGTTCCTGTAGCCAATGAGTCTACTGAAGGAAACTTAATTCGTTTGAATGGATACAGCATGATTACTCCTTCACAATGGCCATCTGCTGGTAGCAGCGCCAACGTGGATATCACCAATGGGGTGGATACCGTAATTATGCGAATTGATAGCGATACTGATATTGATGGAAGCACCGCTCCTACTGGTCCTTTCGATGTAATTGGTGCTAGTGGTCAATTTGACAGCAGCTCTCCTTACGACGAAGGCTATCAAATTATTCCTCGCGATTCAACCGATATTATCCCTGCCGTGGTTGCTGTACCTTGTAGTGCACCTTTCTTCAGCGAGTATATCGAAGGTTCTTCCAACAATAAAGGCTTTGAGGTTTATAACCCAACTGCCGGAAACTTAGACTTGGGGCCTTATAAAGTATATATGAGTTCTAACGGTGGTACTGCTCTTGCAGAATTCAACTTAATGGGAACCTTAGCCTCAGGCGATGTTTATACCATCGTTAATGATGCCTCAGACCCCACCATGTTGGCGATCGCTGATACCGCTTTATCTTACCCAAGTGTGGCACACTTCAATGGTGATGATGCCTTATTCTTGGTTGATACCGTAATGGGAGACACCATTGATATTATTGGTGTTATTGGAGTTGACCCAGGTTCTAACTGGCCTGTAGGTAGCGGTTCTACTGCTAATAATACTTTAGTGCGCATGGCCACCGTAAGCAATGGTCAAACTAATTGGGCTATTGGAGCTACCGAATGGGATGTTCATCCTAGCAATACCTTCAGTTTCTTCGGTAACCATAGCAGCAACTGTGTAGTTCCTGCGGTTCCAACCGTTGAGTTTGCGATGCCTACTCAAAGTGCCATCGAAAGTATCGGTACCACTTACCTTACTTTAAACGTAGCACCAACCAATACTACTGCTGATACTGTATACTTACAGTTTGCTTTAGGTGCTGGATTAGGATTTAGCGATGGTACTATCAGTCCTGCTCCCGATCCTGTAACCGGTTTATTAGACTTAGTTGTTCCAGCTGGTTCCGATTCAGTATCAATCACCTTTAATGTGATTGACGACTTGATTACTGAAGGTAACGAGACTTTATATGTAGATATCATTGGTGTTAGTGCAGGCTTAGTTGCCGGTGTTCAAACCAGCACTGCCTTCATTATCGAAGACAATGATATCCCTACTTACACTATTGGTCAGGTAAGAGGTGTAGATGCCGACTTTATTCCTGATTCATTAGGAGTTACTTGTAAATTGGTAGGTACTGTATTTACCGATGACTTTGATGGAAACAATGGTTATAGCTTCTATATGTACGATGCTACTGGAGCTATCAATGTGTTTAATTATGATGATGTGGCTAGTGGCTACCAAGTACAACGTGGTGACTCTATCCGCGCTATTGGTTCAATTGAATTCTACAATGGATTAATTGAAATTCAAGTTGACTCTATCGCCTTAATCGCGAGTGGTGTTACTTTACGTCAGCCTCGTCAGGTTTACGGTTTGGATGAAGGAACTGAAAGTGATTACATCCGTTTGAATGGTTACTATTTAGTAGATCCTAGCACCTGGCCTGTATTTGCAGGAAGCAGCGTGAATATGGAAATCACCAACGGACAAGATACCTTGGTAATGCGTATTGATAGCGATACCGATATCGATGGTACTCAGCCTCTAATGGGATACTTTGATGTGATTGGTGCCGGTGGTCAGTTTGATTCTAGCATTCCTCACGATGAAGGTTACCAAATTTTCCCTCGCGATACCAATGATATCATTCCGGTTACCTTACCAGAATTGTACATCAGCGAAGTAATGCCAAGCAGTAGCTTAAGTGCTCCTGTTGATGGTGATTGGTTCGAAGTGCGTAACATGGGTTCTAGCTCAGTAAACTTGAACGGCTTTAGCTGGGATGATGACAGCCGCGAAGCTGGTAAGCACACCATCACTAGCAGCGTACAGATTCCTGCTAACGGAACTGCTCTTTTCGTAGAAGTTGCTGATGCTGATGTAGCTGCCTGGGAAACTGAGTGGAAACAAAATGGTCAAGGCTTATTGATCCTTAATGAAGGAGATGAGTTTGATAATGGCTTCTCTGGCTTTAGCTCTAATGGAGATGAAGTAAACCTTTATGATGATGCCGGTCGTTTGATTTCTGCTGCTGCTTATACCGCAGCTGATGTGACTACTGGTTTCAGCCTTGAGTTCGATATGATGGGTGCTCTAGTAGGTGCCTCTGTAGATGGCGTAAATGGAGCTTATACCTCTATCAACGGTGATGTGGGTAGCCCTGGCGATCAGTCTGCAATTGGTTTGGATGAAATCTTAAGCGAGAGCTTAACTCTTTACCCTAACCCTAGCAATGGAGTATTCACTATCGCTTCTGGAAATACTCAGGAAAAATCAATTCAGATCATGGATTTGAATGGTGCCCTGATTTACAGCAAGCTGAGCACTGCCAAAGAATTGCAAGTGGATTTAACTAACTTGGCGGCCGGTATTTACCTGGTGAAGGTGAAAACCGAAGGTCAAGAAGTGATCCGCAAAATGGTTCTACGCTAG
- a CDS encoding Na/Pi cotransporter family protein, whose translation MADLLYNILSLIGALGLFIFGMKVMSEAIQKFAGARLRRTLRAMTSHKSWGVLTGFGVTGILQSSSATTVMIISFVNAGLITVEHSVGLIMGANVGTTVTAWLVSVLGMGKLSISQLSLPILAFGFPMLFLAKAKLRLYGEAIFGFAILFIGLSFMRESMPAWQENSFLLNFLQQYEFIQGDWLQNVGVSFLFVGLGMLATFLLQSSSAAMALTLVFTANGLISFPLAAAIILGENIGTTFTANIAAVVGNVHAKRSARTHFLFNFFGVIWAVLLIGPFLNIIAYLSDILFGANPMDNDQVIPLALSLFHTTFNLLNLLIFYNLVQFLVKVATWMVPSRSSEDELFSLDYIGSSLLATPELSMIEARKELVKFADLIRKAYKFIPLLITEMDEKKLESYVAKLQKYEDISDRMEMEISNYLSKVSQSDLSAEGSGRVRSMLHVANYLERIGDIYLEVSRNLTNRKQQKAYFTPEMRNSVMQLSELVSRSLDLMVKNVDAEENQSFYEEARKVERNVNELFSRLKSDYIDKVEKGRYRIQSGMYYSDLLAEMERIVDHATNVSSAIHQSYKY comes from the coding sequence TTGGCTGACTTACTCTATAATATTCTTTCCCTGATTGGAGCCTTGGGCTTATTCATCTTCGGAATGAAGGTGATGAGCGAGGCTATTCAAAAGTTCGCCGGGGCCCGATTGCGCAGAACCTTGCGCGCCATGACCTCTCATAAAAGTTGGGGGGTATTAACGGGATTCGGGGTAACCGGAATTTTACAATCTTCATCGGCTACCACCGTAATGATTATCAGTTTCGTGAATGCGGGTTTAATTACTGTAGAGCATTCGGTGGGCTTAATCATGGGGGCCAATGTGGGTACTACGGTTACCGCTTGGCTGGTGTCGGTTTTGGGGATGGGGAAATTATCAATCAGTCAGCTTTCATTACCTATTCTGGCTTTTGGCTTTCCTATGCTCTTTTTAGCAAAGGCTAAATTGCGCTTATATGGAGAGGCGATTTTCGGATTTGCCATTCTATTTATTGGCTTATCCTTTATGCGGGAATCAATGCCCGCCTGGCAAGAGAATAGCTTCTTGCTAAACTTTTTACAGCAATATGAGTTCATCCAAGGGGATTGGTTACAGAATGTGGGTGTAAGCTTCCTATTTGTTGGCCTGGGGATGCTGGCTACTTTCTTATTACAGTCTTCCAGTGCTGCTATGGCCTTAACCTTGGTGTTTACTGCCAATGGTTTAATCTCTTTCCCATTGGCAGCGGCTATTATTTTGGGAGAGAACATTGGTACTACCTTCACCGCCAATATCGCGGCAGTAGTTGGGAATGTGCATGCTAAGCGTTCTGCGCGGACGCATTTTCTCTTTAACTTCTTTGGGGTGATTTGGGCGGTTTTATTGATAGGTCCCTTCCTCAATATAATTGCCTATCTCAGTGATATACTCTTCGGGGCAAACCCCATGGATAATGACCAGGTTATTCCTTTAGCCTTAAGTTTATTCCATACCACCTTTAACCTGCTCAACCTGCTTATTTTCTATAATCTGGTGCAGTTCCTGGTTAAGGTTGCCACTTGGATGGTGCCCTCACGCAGTAGCGAAGATGAGCTCTTTAGCCTGGACTATATCGGCAGCAGCCTATTAGCCACACCAGAGCTTTCTATGATTGAAGCCCGTAAAGAATTAGTGAAATTTGCTGATCTGATTCGCAAGGCCTATAAATTTATCCCGCTACTGATTACGGAAATGGACGAAAAGAAGCTGGAATCCTATGTGGCCAAGCTTCAGAAGTACGAGGATATTTCGGATCGGATGGAAATGGAGATATCCAATTACCTCAGTAAGGTGAGTCAGTCGGATTTAAGTGCCGAAGGATCGGGTCGAGTGCGAAGCATGTTGCATGTCGCCAATTATTTAGAGCGTATTGGCGATATCTATTTAGAAGTAAGTAGGAATCTTACCAATCGCAAGCAGCAAAAGGCTTATTTCACTCCGGAAATGCGCAATAGCGTAATGCAATTATCCGAATTAGTGTCTCGTAGTTTAGACCTAATGGTGAAAAATGTGGACGCCGAGGAAAATCAAAGTTTCTACGAGGAGGCTCGTAAGGTTGAGCGCAATGTAAACGAGCTTTTTAGTCGTTTAAAAAGTGATTATATCGACAAAGTAGAGAAGGGTAGGTACCGCATTCAGAGTGGGATGTACTATTCCGATCTTTTAGCAGAAATGGAGCGCATTGTAGATCACGCCACCAATGTGAGCAGCGCCATTCACCAGAGCTATAAATATTAA
- a CDS encoding acyl transferase produces the protein MFTNVQEANKISAYQGIKETLRSGEKLEFEKAAMDLYQIQYAHNPVYQQWCNYVKGTPDQVKALEDIPFLPIDFFKQEQLSIFKSEAPLYFRSSGTGGYGQSKHAAYDPDFYDLRTQRIFEASYGAIQDLCVLALLPAYLEREGSSLVRMAQHFINLSSDPDSGFYLHDLKALAEKLRCKQAEGKKVLLLGVSFALWDLAEQFPQDLSGQIIMETGGMKGRRKELIRSDLHQIFKEAFQVEAIHSEYGMTELFSQAYSPGAGRFYPPDSMRVYSREMEDPFSRAAYGKTGGLNIIDLANLDSCAFIETQDLGRCYEDASFEVLGRFDRAEVRGCNLMIG, from the coding sequence ATGTTTACAAACGTACAAGAAGCGAATAAAATTTCCGCTTACCAAGGTATAAAAGAGACGCTACGCTCGGGTGAAAAGTTGGAATTTGAAAAGGCTGCAATGGACTTATATCAAATTCAGTATGCTCATAATCCCGTTTATCAGCAATGGTGCAATTATGTGAAGGGGACGCCTGATCAGGTGAAAGCTCTCGAGGATATCCCATTTTTACCCATCGACTTTTTTAAGCAAGAACAGCTCAGCATTTTTAAAAGTGAAGCCCCACTGTATTTCCGTAGTTCGGGCACCGGAGGCTATGGCCAAAGTAAACATGCAGCCTATGATCCGGATTTTTATGACCTCCGTACCCAAAGAATTTTTGAGGCCAGTTATGGTGCCATCCAAGACCTTTGTGTTCTAGCCCTGCTGCCTGCCTATTTGGAGCGTGAGGGCTCTTCTCTGGTTCGAATGGCGCAGCATTTTATTAATCTGAGCAGCGATCCCGATAGCGGCTTTTATCTTCATGATCTAAAGGCTTTGGCGGAAAAGCTACGCTGCAAGCAAGCCGAGGGCAAGAAGGTTTTATTACTGGGTGTAAGCTTTGCCCTGTGGGATTTGGCTGAGCAATTTCCGCAGGATTTATCCGGGCAAATTATTATGGAAACCGGAGGCATGAAGGGGCGTCGCAAGGAATTGATACGATCGGATTTGCATCAGATTTTTAAGGAGGCCTTTCAAGTAGAAGCTATTCACTCGGAGTATGGAATGACAGAGCTATTCTCACAAGCTTATAGTCCTGGGGCTGGGCGCTTTTACCCACCGGATTCCATGCGAGTATACAGTCGAGAAATGGAAGATCCCTTTAGTCGTGCGGCCTACGGTAAAACCGGTGGACTTAATATTATTGACCTGGCTAATTTAGATAGCTGTGCATTTATTGAAACCCAGGATTTGGGTCGTTGTTATGAAGATGCTAGCTTCGAAGTTTTAGGACGCTTTGATCGCGCTGAGGTACGTGGCTGCAATCTTATGATTGGCTAA
- the tyrS gene encoding tyrosine--tRNA ligase, whose translation MSNFVEELRWRGMLHDAMPGTEDQLAKEMTSAYVGIDPTADSLHIGHLVSIMMLRHFQNAGHRPLALVGGATGMIGDPSGKSKERNLLDEAALRHNQDAIKAQLALFLDFDSDAPNAAQLVNNYDWMKEFSFLDFIRDVGKHITVNYMMAKDSVKKRLSGEGEGMSFTEFTYQLVQGYDFLHLYREFNCKLQMGGSDQWGNITTGTELIRRKESGEAFALTCPLITKADGGKFGKTEEGNVWLSAKHTSPYKFYQFWLNTSDADAERYIKIFTMLSKEEIDSLVEAHQAEAHLRQLQNRLAEEVTTMVHGKDALENAIKASQILFGKSTEDDLRGLDEETLLDVFSGVPQFEISAAQLATEPEIVNFLAEETSIFPSKGEARKMVQANGVSINKSKVGMDKKIGEADLIGGKFILAQKGRRNYFLIRVV comes from the coding sequence ATGAGCAATTTCGTTGAAGAGTTACGCTGGCGCGGGATGTTGCATGATGCTATGCCCGGTACTGAAGATCAATTAGCAAAGGAAATGACCTCGGCTTATGTAGGTATTGACCCTACCGCTGATTCCCTGCATATTGGCCACCTGGTAAGCATTATGATGCTGCGTCATTTCCAGAATGCTGGTCACCGTCCACTTGCCTTGGTTGGTGGAGCCACCGGTATGATTGGTGATCCTTCTGGCAAAAGCAAGGAACGTAATCTGCTCGACGAAGCCGCTCTTCGCCATAACCAAGATGCCATCAAGGCTCAATTAGCACTCTTCCTCGATTTCGATAGTGATGCCCCCAATGCCGCTCAATTGGTGAATAACTACGATTGGATGAAGGAATTCAGCTTTCTGGATTTCATTCGCGATGTGGGTAAGCACATTACAGTGAACTACATGATGGCCAAGGATTCGGTTAAGAAACGCTTGAGTGGCGAAGGTGAAGGCATGTCCTTTACCGAATTTACCTACCAATTGGTTCAGGGTTACGACTTCCTGCATCTTTACCGTGAGTTCAATTGCAAATTGCAAATGGGCGGATCAGATCAGTGGGGAAACATCACCACCGGAACGGAGCTCATTCGTCGTAAAGAAAGTGGTGAGGCCTTTGCCTTAACCTGCCCATTGATAACCAAGGCAGACGGTGGGAAATTCGGGAAAACCGAAGAAGGCAATGTTTGGTTAAGCGCCAAACACACTAGCCCTTACAAGTTTTACCAATTTTGGCTCAATACTTCGGATGCTGATGCCGAGCGCTATATCAAGATTTTCACCATGCTAAGCAAGGAGGAAATTGATAGCCTGGTTGAAGCACATCAAGCCGAAGCACATCTCCGCCAATTGCAAAATCGCCTGGCGGAAGAGGTTACCACCATGGTGCATGGAAAAGATGCCTTGGAAAATGCCATTAAAGCTTCCCAAATCCTTTTTGGTAAGAGTACCGAGGACGATTTACGCGGTTTGGATGAGGAAACCTTATTGGATGTTTTCAGCGGAGTTCCCCAATTCGAAATCAGTGCAGCTCAGCTAGCTACTGAACCCGAAATTGTAAACTTCCTAGCTGAGGAAACCAGTATTTTCCCTTCTAAAGGTGAGGCCCGCAAAATGGTGCAAGCCAATGGTGTAAGTATCAATAAGAGCAAGGTAGGGATGGACAAAAAGATCGGTGAAGCGGATCTGATTGGCGGCAAATTTATCCTAGCTCAGAAAGGTAGGAGAAACTACTTTCTTATACGCGTAGTTTAA